The nucleotide sequence ACAGCCCGGCGAGGACACCGGTCAGCAGGCCGAGGACCAGGCTGATGAGCATGGCGGCCACCCCGAGCAGCAGGGAGTAGCGCGCCCCGTGCACCACCCGGGCGAACACGTCCCGGCCCAGCAGGTCGGTGCCGAACCAGTGCCGCGCGCTGGGTGCCCGCAGGGATTCGGGCATCGAGGAGCGCAGCGGGTCGACGTCGCCGAAGAGACCGGGGAAGGCGGCGGCGAGCAGCAGTACCGCGATGAGCGCGGCGCACAGGGCGGTGCCGGTGTGGCGCAGCAGGCCAAGACGTGTGGTCATCGGGTCCTCAGCCTCGGGTCGATGAGCAGGTTGACGATGTCGACGAGCGTGGAGATCACCACGTACGCGAACGCGGCGAGCAGGACGACGGCGAGCACGACCGGCACGTCCTTGTTGGTCACGGCGGTCAGCGTGACGGCGCCGAGCCCCGGACGGCCGAAGACGGTCTCGGTGATGACGGCCCCGCCGAGCAGAGAACCGATCATCCAGCCGCCCAGGTTGATCACCGGCGCCATGGCGTGCTTGAGGGCGTGGCGCAGCCGCATCAGGGTCTCGCCGACACCCCGCGCGCGGACGGTGGTGATGAACGGCTGCTCCAGCGTGGCTTCCAGGGACTCGCGCAGCACCTGCGACAGCAGCCCGGCCATGGGCAGCCCGAGGGTGACGGCGGGCAGCACCAGCGAGGCCGCACCGCTGTCGGCGGTCAGCGGGAACCAGCCCAGGCCGAAGGAGAACACCATCAGCAGCAGAATGCCGAGCCAGTACACCGGCGTGGAGGTGGCGACGAGTTCGGCCACGGAGGCGAGCGCGCGCAGCGGTCGGGCCCGGCCCGCCGTGCCGACGGCCACGGCCAGCGCGAGGCCGACGGCCACCCCCGCGGCCGCCAGGGTGAGCTGGACCGTCGGCCACAGCTGGTCGCCGACGACGGAGGCGACCGGCTGCCGCATCGCGTACGAGGTGCCGAGATCGCCGTGCGGCAGCCGCCACAGATAGTCGAGGTACTGCACGACCGGCGGCCGGTCCAGGCCCCATTCCGCGGCGACCGCCTCCTGCGCGCCCGGATAGGTCTGGTCGCCCACCAGGATGTCCTCGATCTTCCCCGGCATGGTGTGCAGCACCACATACGCGGTGGTGGCGGCGGCCCACATCACGCCGATGCCGGTGGCGACGCGCGCGGCGGCCTGACGCAAGGCCACAATGGCGCTCGCTCGGGTTCCCGTGGCGGCGGTGGGCTCCACCGCGGCGGTGGCGGCGCTCATCGGCCGACCCGTATCGCGTAGTTGTTGGCGGGCGAGTCGAGCTGGGTCTCGAAGCCGAGGCCGTGGACCTTGTCGGTGGCGGCGATCTGGTAGTGCGGGGCGAACAGCGGCACGATGTACGCCCGGTCCACGGCGCGCCGCTGGATCCTCGCCAGCAGCGGGCGCCGCTTGTCCAGGTCGGTGGTGGCCAGGGCGCGGTGGATCATGCCGTCGAGCTTTCTGTCGTAGCCGCGGACGTTGCCGTAGAGGAACTCGGTGCTGCCGAGGACCTGTCGCAGCTCCATGCCCGCGTCCAGCGGGTTGAGCGTGTTCGGATAGACGGTCCAGGTGCCGTGGGCCTTCTGGTCGGTGAACTCCCCCGCGGTGTTTATCTTCAGGTCGAGGTCGAGTCCGATGTTCTGCCGCAGCTCGGCCTGGAGCGCCTCGATCAGCACATCGCGGTTGTCGCGCACATACGGCTGGGGGTATCCGACCTCCAGGGTGAGCCGCTTCCCGCGCTTGGTGCGGTAGCCGTCGCTGTCGCGTCCGGTCCATCCGGCCTCGTCCAGCAGCCGGTTGGCCTTCTCGGGGTCGTTGCCCCAGCTTCCCTTCAGCGAGGCGTCGTAGTCGGAGTTGTCGGGGCCGATGTTGGACCAGGCCCGGGATACGGTGCCCCGGTAGACGGCCTTTACGACCGCGTCCAGGTCGGCGCCGTCGCGCAGCGCCCGCCGCACCCGGATGTCGGCGCCCGGGCCCCGGGTGTAGTTGACGTTGAGGGTGAAGGAGGTCTGCCGGGACGGTCCGGTGCGGTACTGGAAACCCTTCGCGTCCTCGAACAGCGGTACGTCCAAAGGCTGTACGCCCTCGATCGCGTCGACCTGTCCGGAGGAGAGGGCCCCCGCGCGGGTGGAGTACTCGGGTAGGAAGCGGTAGGTGACGGTGTTCAGATACGCCGGACCGCGGTGCTCGGAGTAGCCGGGCGGCCAGTCGTAGCGGGGGTTCTTGCGGAAGCGTACGGACTGGCCACGGGTGTAGCCGTCGATGGTGAACGGGCCGGTGCCGACGAGCGAGGGGCTCGCGTCGCACAGCGTGTCGCCCTTCTTCAGCGCGGCGGGCGACAGGAAGCCCAGCTTGACGCTGGAGAACGACTCCAGGAGCGAGGAGTCGGGTTTCTTCAGCTCGACCCGCAGCGTGTGCGGGTCGGGCGTGGTGCCGCGCTGGTAGTTGACGAGCAGACTGGCGGCGTCCGCGGCGTTCGCCGGGTCGGCGACGTAGTCGAGGTTGGCCTTCGCGGCCTTCGCGTCGAAGCGGGTGCCATCGCTGAACGTCACATCGTCGCGGAGCCGGAAGGTGTAGACCGTGCCGCCCTTGGAGATCTTCCAGCGCGTGGCCAGCCAGGGTGCGAAGGTGCCGTCCGGCTTCTTCGAGATGAGTGAGTCGACGTAGTTGCGGATGATGATGAACGCGTTCTGCTGCGTGGAGCGGTGCGGGTCGAAGCACTGCGGCTCGGTGGTGACGCCCCAGGTCAGCGAGGTGCCGGAGGCCGAGGTGCGGGATCCGGCACCGGAGGGGCCACATCCGGCCAGCAGCAGCGGGGCGATCACGACGGCGGCCAGACGCCGGGGGTCACGCATGGCTCCCCCGCTCCGCACCGCCGGTGGCGGGCAGCCGTTTGGCGAAGCAGACGCTGTACGGGTCGCGGGAGTAGGGCGGATAGGGCGGGATGCGGTACCAGCCCTCGCGTGCGTAGAGGGCGGCGGCCTCAGGCTGCCGGACGCCCGTCTGCAACAGCAGCTCCACGACGCCCCGTTCGGCCGCGGACGCCTCGACGGCCGTCAGCGCCGCCGTGGCCAGCCCGCGGCCGCGGTGGTCGGCACGGACGAAGACGCGCTTGATCTCCCACCGGTCGCCGGGCAGCGCGTGCAGTGAGGCCGTCGCCACGGGCTCACCGGGTCCGGTGAAGGCGATCCAGGTGACGGCTATCTCGGCGGCGGCGGGCGGGGGCGGCAGATGCGGACGCGGCCCGTAGGCGGCATAGCGGGGCTTGATCTCCGCGTCCATCAGAGCCCGGAGCTCGGCGGCGGCGGGATGGTCCCAGCCCAGGGCCGCCCAGCGGACGAGTCCGTCCGGCGCGAGCGCGGGGGTGGGTGCGGTGGCGGGGGTGGGCGGATGGGTCATCGGGCCGTCTCCGGGCGCAGTGCCTCGGCCAGCCGGCCGACCGCCGTGGCCACGTCGGCCTCGGGCACCGCGCCGATGCCGAGGCGGATGTGGACCGGGGAGCCGGTTCCGCCGGGCGGGGAGAAGTGGCTGCCGACGCCGAAGTCGGTGCCGAGCGCGTGGGCGCGGGTGCGCGCCGTGTGCAGATCCGGATCGTCGTCCAGCACCTTCGCCCACAGGAACAGCCCGCCCTCCGGCAGGGCGGCCTCGATGCGCCCCGGGAGAGCGGTGTGCAGCGCCGCGTGGAGGGCTCGGGCCCTGCGCCCGTACAGCGCCCGGGCGTCGGCGGTGACGCGG is from Streptomyces hygroscopicus and encodes:
- a CDS encoding ABC transporter permease, with product MSAATAAVEPTAATGTRASAIVALRQAAARVATGIGVMWAAATTAYVVLHTMPGKIEDILVGDQTYPGAQEAVAAEWGLDRPPVVQYLDYLWRLPHGDLGTSYAMRQPVASVVGDQLWPTVQLTLAAAGVAVGLALAVAVGTAGRARPLRALASVAELVATSTPVYWLGILLLMVFSFGLGWFPLTADSGAASLVLPAVTLGLPMAGLLSQVLRESLEATLEQPFITTVRARGVGETLMRLRHALKHAMAPVINLGGWMIGSLLGGAVITETVFGRPGLGAVTLTAVTNKDVPVVLAVVLLAAFAYVVISTLVDIVNLLIDPRLRTR
- a CDS encoding GCN5-related N-acetyltransferase, whose translation is MTHPPTPATAPTPALAPDGLVRWAALGWDHPAAAELRALMDAEIKPRYAAYGPRPHLPPPPAAAEIAVTWIAFTGPGEPVATASLHALPGDRWEIKRVFVRADHRGRGLATAALTAVEASAAERGVVELLLQTGVRQPEAAALYAREGWYRIPPYPPYSRDPYSVCFAKRLPATGGAERGSHA
- a CDS encoding ABC transporter substrate-binding protein, giving the protein MRDPRRLAAVVIAPLLLAGCGPSGAGSRTSASGTSLTWGVTTEPQCFDPHRSTQQNAFIIIRNYVDSLISKKPDGTFAPWLATRWKISKGGTVYTFRLRDDVTFSDGTRFDAKAAKANLDYVADPANAADAASLLVNYQRGTTPDPHTLRVELKKPDSSLLESFSSVKLGFLSPAALKKGDTLCDASPSLVGTGPFTIDGYTRGQSVRFRKNPRYDWPPGYSEHRGPAYLNTVTYRFLPEYSTRAGALSSGQVDAIEGVQPLDVPLFEDAKGFQYRTGPSRQTSFTLNVNYTRGPGADIRVRRALRDGADLDAVVKAVYRGTVSRAWSNIGPDNSDYDASLKGSWGNDPEKANRLLDEAGWTGRDSDGYRTKRGKRLTLEVGYPQPYVRDNRDVLIEALQAELRQNIGLDLDLKINTAGEFTDQKAHGTWTVYPNTLNPLDAGMELRQVLGSTEFLYGNVRGYDRKLDGMIHRALATTDLDKRRPLLARIQRRAVDRAYIVPLFAPHYQIAATDKVHGLGFETQLDSPANNYAIRVGR